A single genomic interval of Asterias amurensis chromosome 1, ASM3211899v1 harbors:
- the LOC139945906 gene encoding uncharacterized protein isoform X2: protein MEECFYIQDQTKQDSDAQECDEAVFENASQLFSGDAVAQREIREGVMALQDRLRLEMKLSDCAELYEKRRERLVLKHRDARTAHVCNRVLICSCLMVLISYIIRCLQTPHELCFQEH, encoded by the exons ATGGAGGAGTGTTTCTACATCCAAGATCAAACTAAGCAG GATTCGGACGCACAAGAGTGCGATGAAGCTGTGTTTGAAAACGCAAGTCAGTTGTTTTCTGGGGACGCTGTCGCACAGAGAGAGATTAGAGAAGGTGTCATGGCCCTTCAAGATCGACTAAGG CTTGAGATGAAGCTAAGTGACTGTGCTGAACTTTACGAGAAGCGACGTGAGAGACTAGTACTAAAGCACAGAGACGCCCGGACAGCTCATGTATGCAACCGTGTCTTGATTTGCTCCTGTCTTATGGTCTTAATATCATACATCATAAGATGCCTGCAGACTCCACATGAACTTTGTTTCCAAGAACATTGA
- the LOC139945906 gene encoding uncharacterized protein isoform X1, with translation MEECFYIQDQTKQDSDAQECDEAVFENASQLFSGDAVAQREIREGVMALQDRLRQLEMKLSDCAELYEKRRERLVLKHRDARTAHVCNRVLICSCLMVLISYIIRCLQTPHELCFQEH, from the exons ATGGAGGAGTGTTTCTACATCCAAGATCAAACTAAGCAG GATTCGGACGCACAAGAGTGCGATGAAGCTGTGTTTGAAAACGCAAGTCAGTTGTTTTCTGGGGACGCTGTCGCACAGAGAGAGATTAGAGAAGGTGTCATGGCCCTTCAAGATCGACTAAGG CAGCTTGAGATGAAGCTAAGTGACTGTGCTGAACTTTACGAGAAGCGACGTGAGAGACTAGTACTAAAGCACAGAGACGCCCGGACAGCTCATGTATGCAACCGTGTCTTGATTTGCTCCTGTCTTATGGTCTTAATATCATACATCATAAGATGCCTGCAGACTCCACATGAACTTTGTTTCCAAGAACATTGA
- the LOC139945845 gene encoding N-acetylgalactosaminyltransferase 7-like, with amino-acid sequence MGSSRDSTGCIQSLRRQVTTMRIRCMYGSCGRKKTVLLAIVCGVCLFLLHGKISESYDGQTEIQRRSERGIFSFLQSFKFGGGSKPKSTGTVYGAIYRDITGNFEPPREPSRHGVGEMGMSVTFEDWEKAAVENSVREYAMNMYGSDKISLDRSLPDLRDPQCKHWHYLEDLPQVSVVIAFHDEGWSTLLRTVHSVINRSPPYLLKEILLVDDYSTRKHLRKQLDDYMKTVKLAGIVKLVRTRKREGVIGARMYGFTRASAPVIVSMDAHCEVGTNWLAPLLSVLATNRTSIAVPIIDIIDNMDYRLYPQGSGRLARGMFDWNMDYKRVQTLPDREMKARRYKTEPYRSPAFSGTVFAMYKSYFLELGGFDLGLKMYGGENFELSLKTWMCGGKLFWVPCSRVGHVYRVNGVPPYSFPRDTFSNYRDKNIARVAEVWMDEYKDYLYASRPYMRAPSFNLGDVSRQVLLRREKKCQSFGWYLNEVAYDLTSNYPLPPKLVVTGEIRGLDTEFCLDTKNKVPVNEGVELTMYKCHGMGGNQFFRLTTAGDIRVNDLCLGQRAQTVIITACNSPNVITDWQHNQEKSTLMRRSQRKCLERAGLKIQISSCRRNYDPQLWTFDDPFLLDTLVV; translated from the exons ATGGGCAGCAGTCGTGACAGTACGGGGTGTATTCAGTCACTGAGACGGCAGGTCACAACGATGAGGATACGGTGCATGTACGGCTCCTGTGGCCGTAAGAAGACGGTACTATTGGCCATAGTATGCGGTGTGTGTCTATTCTTGTTACATGGGAAGATATCTGAGTCGTATGATGGCCAGACAGAAATACAAAGGAGGTCAGAG AGAGGAATCTTCAGTTTTCTCCAATCTTTTAAATTTGGTGGGGGTTCCAAACCCAAGTCTACGGGTACCGTCTACGGTGCCATCTACCGGGACATCACGGGTAACTTCGAGCCCCCGAGGGAGCCGTCAAGACACGGCGTGGGCGAGATGGGGATGTCCGTCACCTTCGAAGACTGGGAGAAGGCTGCTGTGGAGAACAGCGTACGGGAGTACGCTATGAATATGTACGGCAGTGATAAGATCTCACTAGATAGATCGTTACCTGATCTCAGAGACCCGCA GTGTAAGCATTGGCACTATCTTGAAGATCTACCCCAGGTCTCAGTGGTAATAGCTTTCCATGATGAAGGGTGGTCCACACTCTTACGTACTGTACACAGTGTCATCAACAGAAGTCCACCATACCTCCTTAAGGAAATCCTACTAGTGGATGACTACAGTACGAGAA AGCATCTCCGTAAGCAGTTAGATGACTACATGAAAACTGTGAAGCTAGCAGGAATAGTCAAATTGGTCCGTACCCGTAAACGAGAGGGTGTGATCGGGGCAAGGATGTATGGGTTCACTCGAGCCTCAGCCCCGGTCATCGTATCTATGGACGCTCACTGCGAGGTCGGAACAAACTGGCTGGCTCCACTGCTCTCTGTCTTGGCTACAAATCG GACATCAATAGCTGTACCAATAATCGATATAATTGATAACATGGATTATCGACTATACCCACAAGGTAGTGGAAGGCTGGCCCGTGGGATGTTCGATTGGAATATGGATTATAAACGGGTCCAAACTTTACCAGATAGAGAGATGAAAGCTCGTCGGTATAAAACAGAACCTTACAG GTCTCCTGCATTTTCAGGGACGGTATTTGCAATGTACAAATCTTACTTTCTTGAGCTCGGAGGCTTCGACCTCGGGCTGAAGATGTACGGAGGAGAAAACTTCGAGCTGTCTCTGAAG ACATGGATGTGTGGAGGGAAGCTATTTTGGGTTCCTTGTTCCCGAGTTGGTCACGTCTACAGAGTAAATGGTGTCCcaccatattccttcccaagaGATACTTTTAGCAACTACAGGGACAAG AACATTGCTAGGGTTGCCGAGGTGTGGATGGACGAGTACAAGGACTACCTGTATGCCAGCAGGCCCTACATGAGGGCGCCCTCCTTCAATCTCGGTGACGTCAGCAGGCAGGTTCTACTCCGTCGCGAGAAGAAATGTCAGAGTTTTGGGTGGTACCTGAATGAAGTGGCGTATGATTTGACCAGTAACTACCCACTGCCACCTAAACTCGTCGTGACTGGCGAG ATTCGTGGACTTGACACTGAGTTTTGTTTAGATACTAAAAACAAGGTACCAGTCAACGAAGGAGTGGAGTTAACCATGTACAAATGTCACGGCATGGGTGGGAACCAG TTCTTTCGCCTGACCACTGCTGGTGATATACGAGTCAACGATCTCTGCCTTGGACAGAGGGCACAAACTGTAATTATCACAGCCTGTAATAGTCCAAATGTCATCACAGATTGGCAGCATAATCAG GAGAAGAGCACCCTCATGCGACGAAGTCAACGCAAGTGTCTTGAACGAGCTGGTCTCAAGATACAAATATCCTCATGCAGGAGGAATTATGATCCTCAGCTCTGGACATTCGATGATCCGTTCCTTTTGGATACACTGGTGGTCTGA
- the LOC139939610 gene encoding uncharacterized protein has protein sequence MAAPMVTSTVSLRTGEKHSFSNQIELTNGQITNEKLRESVQGIQKELNDFLTSQVDIEKGSAVNRKTNAGDASQDDDLDESDDDGDDIDDEYQEPSAKEQPTEEPPDKKPKK, from the exons atggcggcgcccatggtAACATCGACGGTCTCTCTTCGCACTGGTGAAAAGCACAGCTTCAGCAACCAAATTGAACTCACAAATGGTCAGATTACGAACGAGAAATTGAGAGAATCAGTGCAGGGAATCCAGAAGGAGTTAAATGATTTTCTTACCTCACAAGTTGATATTGAGAAAGGCTCAGCAGTCAACCGAAAAACCAACGCTGGAGATGCATCGCAGGATGACGATTTAG ATGAAAGTGACGATGACGGTGATGACATTGACGATGAATATCAAGAACCTTCCGCTAAAGAGCAACCAACTGAAGAACCACCTGACAAGAAACCTAAAAAGTAG
- the LOC139945868 gene encoding uncharacterized protein: MTEHSQLGKSTCCDEKRVLRRSHSNIEIADINKVRRRRRRSSDIQREFVLIREERQLALERDALKDTLLQLTAKVQKLKVQLGRQQQRPQRSELEIPVKGSTLECDDWNELMEFLSHFFLVSLTVLILVWFTVCLSRLAAIFILPELHLECGIFPVTTEGALDVNQWRTTLSWQLITGQHPCQPAYLQCDDLTS, from the exons ATGACAGAACACTCCCAACTTGGTAAATCGACTTGTTGCGATGAGAAGCGAGTGTTGCGGAGATCTCATAGCAACATTGAGATTGCTGATATCAACAAG GTTCGTCGACGTCGGCGTAGGTCGTCCGACATCCAGCGAGAGTTCGTTCTCATTAGAGAAGAACGACAGCTGGCTCTAGAACGAGACGCCCTCAAGGACACCCTGCTACAACTCACGGCAAAAGTTCAAAAACTTAAAGTTCAACTTGGGCGTCAGCAGCAACGCCCCCAACGCTCCGAATTGGAGATCCCAGTTAAAGGGAGCACCCTTGAGTGTGACGACTGGAACGAGCTAATGGAATTTCTGTCCCATTTTTTCCTAGTGAGTCTGACAGTATTAATCCTTGTTTGGTTCACAGTCTGTTTGAGCAGATTAGCCGCCATTTTTATATTGCCGGAGCTTCATCTAGAATGTGGGATCTTTCCGGTGACGACAGAGGGCGCCTTAGATGTAAACCAGTGGAGAACAACATTGTCATGGCAACTAATCACTGGACAGCATCCCTGCCAGCCTGCCTATTTGCAATGTGATGACCTCACTAGTTGA